In Cicer arietinum cultivar CDC Frontier isolate Library 1 chromosome 7, Cicar.CDCFrontier_v2.0, whole genome shotgun sequence, a single window of DNA contains:
- the LOC101497669 gene encoding uncharacterized protein yields MDFKIPLILFVFLFTLLSSSQAFKFYVGGSDGWTLNPSQNYNQWAARNRFQIKDTIVFKYKKGSDSVLEVKKEDYEKCIKTNPIKKLEEGETELTLDRSGPFYFISGKDENCEKGQKLSLVVLSQRKQTQTPTVPPPISSPSPSGSPTAYTPSVSPSPIGNSPSVSPYPASTPPTGGPTASSPSSISTPPAGVPPATSPSPISTPPAGGPTATSPTSAPAGGPAALSPSLSPASAPASGPASSSTSPTSAPAGGPAATPPSPSPTSTTPISSPPSPGTPSSPSPTPAGAANPPGSSSSTATAPAPAPSKSSGASVASSRFLMYSVTIVVGAALLCHGTVLG; encoded by the exons ATGGATTTTAAGATACCTCTAATTCTTTTCGTTTTTCTCTTCACTCTTCTCTCAAGTTCCCAAGCCTTCAAATTCTACGTAGGTGGAAGTGATGGATGGACTCTAAACCCTTCTCAGAATTACAACCAATGGGCTGCAAGGAACAGGTTCCAAATCAAGGACACTATAG TTTTCAAGTATAAGAAGGGTTCAGACTCGGTGTTGGAAGTGAAGAAAGAAGATTATGAAAAGTGCATTAAGACAAACCCAATTAAGAAATTAGAAGAAGGTGAGACAGAGTTGACGTTGGATCGATCAGGACCATTTTACTTCATTAGTGGAAAAGATGAAAATTGTGAGAAGGGTCAGAAATTAAGCCTTGTTGTTTTGTCCCAACgaaaacaaacacaaacacCCACTGTTCCACCACCAATATCTTCTCCTTCACCATCTGGATCCCCAACGGCATATACTCCCTCGGTTTCACCTTCTCCGATTGGAAATTCCCCGTCTGTATCACCATATCCGGCAAGTACCCCTCCGACCGGTGGACCTACGGCTTCATCTCCGTCTTCAATAAGCACCCCTCCGGCAGGTGTACCTCCGGCTACTTCTCCTTCTCCGATAAGCACTCCTCCGGCTGGTGGGCCTACAGCTACGTCTCCGACGAGCGCTCCAGCGGGTGGACCTGCAGCTTTATCTCCATCACTGTCTCCGGCAAGCGCTCCAGCCAGTGGACCCGCATCTTCATCTACATCTCCGACGAGCGCTCCAGCCGGTGGACCTGCAGCTACACCACCATCTCCATCGCCGACGAGCACTACACCGATAAGTAGTCCTCCATCGCCGGGAACGCCATCGTCACCGTCTCCCACACCTGCAGGGGCAGCGAATCCACCGGGGTCATCAAGTTCAACGGCAACGGCACCGGCACCGGCACCGTCAAAAAGCAGTGGCGCATCGGTAGCTTCTTCGAGGTTTCTGATGTATTCAGTTACTATTGTCGTTGGTGCTGCGTTGTTGTGTCATGGAACCGTTTTGggttga